Proteins encoded by one window of Mariniplasma anaerobium:
- a CDS encoding energy-coupled thiamine transporter ThiT: MNQKSETRKMIATINLLAIAIILDVLINAIPVLNLSMPFGGKFFGISMLPIVMIGLMFGLKYGLISGFIYAMYNFGIDYIIYIEALKSTLEAWTGESWGAFKIFMLILFDYIIPFMAFGLSGLFKEGFKTKAKFIYAFVTVSIVRLISSTISGVILWSSSITYAVDQVEQGEANQNIATQLFSFVGNKIWLYSLGYNLIYIVSTLIVTLIIGLLSFKRLQAITQDYAI; the protein is encoded by the coding sequence ATGAATCAAAAATCAGAAACAAGGAAAATGATTGCTACTATAAATTTATTAGCAATTGCAATCATTTTAGATGTATTAATCAATGCTATTCCGGTATTGAATTTGAGTATGCCTTTTGGAGGCAAATTCTTTGGAATATCTATGTTGCCAATCGTTATGATTGGGCTCATGTTTGGGTTAAAATATGGATTAATTTCAGGTTTTATTTATGCAATGTATAATTTTGGAATCGATTATATCATTTATATCGAAGCTTTAAAATCTACATTAGAAGCATGGACTGGGGAATCTTGGGGAGCATTTAAAATATTTATGCTTATCCTTTTTGATTACATCATTCCATTTATGGCATTTGGATTATCTGGTCTATTTAAAGAAGGATTTAAAACAAAAGCTAAATTTATTTATGCTTTTGTGACTGTAAGTATTGTTCGTTTGATTTCTTCGACAATAAGTGGTGTTATCCTCTGGTCTAGCAGTATAACTTATGCTGTTGATCAAGTAGAACAAGGAGAAGCAAATCAAAATATTGCAACTCAACTATTTTCATTTGTTGGAAATAAGATTTGGTTATATTCTTTAGGCTATAATTTAATATATATAGTCTCAACACTCATTGTTACATTGATTATAGGTCTTTTATCATTTAAGAGATTGCAAGCAATTACACAAGATTATGCTATTTAG
- a CDS encoding SPFH domain-containing protein, with the protein MPDILTIILLFLGLIILLMLPNIKIVRQDEVMIIERLGSFHKLLDQPGIYFVVPLLDRNIQTVSLKKQHIKKKLTIIENEDINKTIEISYNMTITDPKTYVYASLDSNDTIHTYIKEALEAEMDIEEILSETIDYAKTYGFLIEELNFK; encoded by the coding sequence ATGCCAGATATATTAACAATTATTTTACTATTTTTAGGATTGATTATTCTACTCATGTTACCTAACATAAAAATCGTTAGACAAGATGAGGTTATGATCATAGAAAGATTAGGTAGTTTTCATAAATTACTTGATCAACCAGGCATCTATTTTGTTGTTCCACTTCTTGATCGTAATATACAAACTGTAAGTCTTAAGAAACAACATATAAAAAAGAAATTAACAATAATTGAAAATGAAGATATAAATAAAACCATTGAAATAAGTTACAATATGACAATAACTGATCCAAAAACTTACGTTTATGCTTCATTAGACTCTAATGATACAATTCACACATATATTAAAGAAGCTTTAGAAGCAGAAATGGATATAGAAGAAATTTTATCAGAGACTATTGACTATGCAAAAACATATGGATTTTTAATCGAGGAACTTAATTTTAAATAA
- a CDS encoding alkaline phosphatase family protein encodes MNIMYPDYTNSILNVSHSILDFYHAGARYPVIPELKEKLSDDIKHVCLVLLDGMGMNIIEKHLEKDTFIRKNIAKKITSIFPPTTVAATNAVLTTNLPYQSGYLGWVQYFKKEDVNLTVFLNEDFYDDSKHFQNDFKEMYLKQDLIYDYIKKSRPEVKTYELFPSFRPNGYKTFHLQMKRLLEITRKKEENFSYVYWTQPDMLEHEVGIDDLLVKKKLQDLNQELEDFSKMLNDDTILIVIADHGLVNVEAIDLHKNDQLMNYLLRKPSMEPRATNFFVKPFKKQQFEKLFNDMYSQYYKLMSKNEFLSSGLIGQGKKHPLLDTFLGDYIAIATSNKFFKFKDGVTFKGHHAGLCQGEMEVPLIIYKNK; translated from the coding sequence ATGAATATTATGTATCCTGATTATACAAACTCGATACTGAACGTATCACATAGTATACTTGATTTTTATCATGCTGGTGCAAGATATCCTGTTATACCGGAATTAAAAGAAAAATTATCAGATGATATTAAACATGTATGTCTTGTTTTACTTGATGGTATGGGCATGAATATCATCGAAAAACATTTAGAAAAAGATACATTTATAAGAAAAAACATAGCAAAAAAAATAACTTCTATATTTCCTCCAACTACTGTAGCTGCAACAAATGCAGTTTTGACCACAAATCTGCCATATCAAAGTGGATATTTAGGTTGGGTGCAATATTTTAAAAAAGAAGATGTCAATCTAACTGTATTTTTAAATGAAGATTTTTATGATGATTCTAAACATTTTCAAAATGATTTTAAAGAAATGTATTTGAAACAAGACTTAATATATGATTATATAAAAAAATCTAGACCAGAAGTAAAAACTTATGAGTTGTTTCCATCTTTTAGACCAAATGGATATAAAACTTTTCATCTACAAATGAAAAGATTACTAGAAATAACTCGAAAAAAAGAAGAGAATTTCTCATATGTATATTGGACACAACCCGATATGCTTGAGCATGAAGTCGGTATTGATGATTTATTGGTTAAAAAGAAATTACAAGACTTAAATCAAGAATTAGAAGATTTTTCAAAGATGCTTAATGATGATACAATTCTAATTGTAATTGCAGATCATGGATTGGTTAATGTAGAAGCGATTGACTTACATAAAAATGATCAGTTAATGAATTATTTATTAAGAAAACCTTCAATGGAACCAAGAGCAACTAACTTCTTTGTTAAACCATTTAAAAAACAACAATTTGAAAAATTATTCAATGATATGTATTCGCAATATTATAAGTTGATGAGTAAGAATGAATTCTTGTCTAGTGGTTTAATTGGTCAAGGCAAAAAGCATCCTTTACTAGATACATTTTTAGGAGATTATATTGCTATTGCGACATCTAATAAGTTTTTTAAATTTAAAGATGGCGTAACATTTAAAGGACATCACGCTGGCCTTTGTCAAGGTGAAATGGAAGTCCCATTGATCATTTATAAAAATAAATAA
- the recU gene encoding Holliday junction resolvase RecU, with protein MINYPIKRKTQNKTNNRANLGMTLENDIETTNQYYLINDIAVIHKKPTPIQVVGVSYPARNKAKIVEAYYKTPSTTDFNGIYKGRYIDFDAKETNSKTSMPLKNIHLHQIEHLKQVASHGGIAFLIVHFKQFNEYYILPSAILFKYWDLQNDEKKGRKSIPYQTFKDSAYPISFGYIPRLDYLKVIEQHYFAK; from the coding sequence ATGATCAATTATCCAATAAAAAGAAAAACACAAAATAAGACAAATAATCGTGCCAATCTTGGGATGACTCTAGAAAATGATATTGAAACTACAAATCAATATTATTTAATAAATGATATTGCGGTTATTCATAAAAAACCAACACCGATACAAGTTGTAGGTGTGAGTTATCCTGCCAGAAATAAAGCAAAAATTGTTGAAGCTTATTATAAAACACCTTCAACAACAGATTTTAACGGTATTTATAAAGGCAGATACATCGATTTTGATGCTAAAGAAACAAATTCAAAGACATCTATGCCTTTAAAGAACATTCACTTGCATCAAATTGAGCATTTAAAACAAGTTGCATCTCATGGAGGCATTGCTTTTTTAATTGTTCATTTCAAACAATTTAATGAATATTATATTTTACCTTCAGCAATATTATTTAAATATTGGGATTTGCAAAATGATGAAAAAAAGGGACGAAAATCCATCCCTTATCAAACATTTAAAGATTCTGCTTATCCTATATCTTTTGGATATATACCTAGATTAGATTATTTAAAAGTTATTGAACAACATTATTTTGCTAAATAG
- a CDS encoding NfeD family protein, giving the protein MEWFIWLWLGVFVVALAFEFATADLVSIWFSLGAIPSFVLSLFEVNPAIQVVSFILVTAVLLLFTRPVVIKYFKVNEIKTNVDSVIGQEGIVTSSIMSNGIGRIKLRSQEWSAIADENIEVGQKIRVLDVEGNKLIVKKI; this is encoded by the coding sequence ATGGAATGGTTTATTTGGCTTTGGTTAGGTGTTTTTGTAGTTGCATTAGCATTTGAATTTGCGACTGCGGACTTGGTAAGTATCTGGTTTTCACTTGGTGCAATTCCTAGTTTTGTACTTTCACTATTTGAAGTGAATCCTGCAATACAAGTTGTATCATTTATACTAGTTACTGCTGTATTACTACTGTTTACCAGACCAGTTGTTATCAAATACTTTAAAGTTAATGAGATTAAAACCAATGTTGATTCAGTTATTGGCCAAGAAGGTATTGTGACATCTTCAATCATGTCTAATGGCATCGGGCGTATCAAATTGCGTTCTCAAGAATGGTCAGCAATTGCTGATGAAAATATTGAAGTTGGTCAAAAGATTAGAGTTTTAGATGTTGAAGGCAACAAATTGATTGTTAAAAAAATATAA
- a CDS encoding SPFH domain-containing protein: MSILELFISPVMLGAVGITLLIVGGLLLLIAAASFRLVTQTKKYVIERLGGYSTTWGVGIHFLVPILDRVVSQVSLKEQVKDFDPQPVITKDNVTMQIDTVVFFSITDPKAYTYGTANPMLAIEKISATTLRNIIGDLDLDETLTSRDLINTKMRMILDEATDPWGIKVNRVEVKNILPPKDIRDSMEKQMRAEREKRQNILIAEGQKRAEILKAEGEAEAVILRANAVKQQKILEAEGEASAIYKLKEAEALGIKLIKDTKPDHAVLTIKAYEALALVANGQSTKLVVPTNITDLASSVMMAAEFAKDEKVAKTVAKK; this comes from the coding sequence ATGAGTATTTTAGAATTATTTATTTCACCAGTAATGTTAGGTGCAGTTGGTATAACATTATTGATTGTTGGCGGTTTATTATTGTTAATTGCCGCAGCTAGTTTTAGATTAGTTACACAAACTAAAAAGTATGTTATTGAACGTTTAGGCGGGTATTCTACAACTTGGGGCGTTGGTATTCACTTCTTAGTTCCAATTCTAGATCGCGTTGTTAGTCAAGTTTCATTAAAAGAACAAGTTAAAGATTTCGATCCACAACCTGTTATTACTAAAGATAACGTAACCATGCAAATTGATACTGTTGTATTCTTCTCAATTACAGATCCAAAAGCTTATACATATGGCACAGCAAATCCTATGTTAGCTATTGAAAAGATATCAGCTACTACATTACGTAATATTATCGGTGATCTTGATTTAGATGAAACATTAACATCAAGAGATCTAATTAACACAAAGATGCGTATGATTTTAGATGAAGCAACTGACCCATGGGGCATTAAAGTTAACCGTGTGGAAGTTAAAAACATTCTTCCACCTAAAGACATTAGAGACTCAATGGAAAAACAAATGCGTGCTGAACGTGAAAAACGTCAAAACATCTTAATTGCTGAAGGTCAAAAACGTGCGGAAATCTTAAAAGCTGAAGGTGAAGCTGAAGCTGTTATTCTAAGAGCAAACGCTGTTAAACAACAAAAGATTTTAGAGGCTGAAGGTGAAGCATCAGCTATTTATAAGTTAAAAGAAGCTGAAGCATTAGGTATCAAGTTAATTAAAGATACTAAACCAGATCATGCAGTATTAACAATTAAGGCTTATGAAGCATTGGCTTTAGTTGCAAACGGTCAATCTACTAAACTTGTTGTACCTACAAATATTACAGACTTAGCATCATCAGTTATGATGGCTGCTGAATTTGCAAAAGATGAAAAAGTAGCAAAAACTGTAGCAAAGAAATAA
- a CDS encoding pyrimidine-nucleoside phosphorylase translates to MHMIDIITKKRDGFELTKEEIDYLIKSYTKGDIPDYQISAFLMATYFNQMTEQEATHLALAMRDSGDSIDLSEIKGIKVDKHSTGGVGDKVTLVLGPLLAALGAKVAKMSGRGLGHTGGTIDKLESIPGYKVELSVKDFIKQVQDIGIAVVGQSGDVAPADKKFYALRDVTATVDCIPLIASSIMSKKLASGADAICLDVKVGHGAFMKTEEEAVKLAKLMVSIGKLAGKKVTAILTGMDEPLGHKIGNALEVYEAIETLQGNGPDDLVEVTLAIGSQLLMDANIASSNQEAVDMMNKALHDMSAYNKFLELVKAQGGDVNVLKHPELLLSDKKVEILSLKDGYITEMNALDIGKAAMRLGAGRETKEDEIFLDVGIDLHKKIGDQVKKGEVLATFYVRDKGVEEAKNLLLEAITIGEHQKSIKLIKRKIS, encoded by the coding sequence ATGCATATGATAGATATCATTACTAAAAAAAGAGATGGCTTTGAATTAACTAAAGAAGAAATTGATTATTTGATTAAATCATATACCAAAGGAGATATACCTGATTATCAAATCAGTGCTTTTTTGATGGCAACTTATTTTAATCAAATGACGGAACAAGAAGCAACTCATTTAGCATTAGCTATGAGAGATTCTGGTGACTCAATTGATTTATCAGAAATTAAAGGTATTAAAGTTGATAAGCATTCAACTGGCGGTGTTGGTGATAAGGTTACACTTGTCTTAGGACCACTATTAGCAGCATTAGGTGCTAAAGTCGCTAAAATGAGTGGTAGAGGTTTAGGACATACCGGTGGTACAATTGATAAATTAGAAAGTATTCCAGGATACAAAGTAGAATTATCAGTTAAAGATTTTATTAAACAAGTCCAAGATATTGGAATTGCTGTAGTAGGTCAAAGTGGTGATGTAGCACCTGCAGATAAAAAGTTTTATGCACTTAGAGATGTTACTGCAACAGTGGATTGCATTCCACTAATTGCATCAAGCATTATGTCAAAAAAACTAGCAAGTGGTGCAGATGCAATATGTCTAGATGTTAAAGTTGGACATGGAGCATTTATGAAAACTGAAGAAGAGGCTGTTAAATTAGCTAAGCTTATGGTTTCTATTGGTAAACTTGCAGGTAAAAAAGTAACTGCAATTTTAACAGGTATGGATGAACCATTAGGACATAAAATAGGGAATGCATTAGAAGTTTATGAAGCAATTGAAACATTACAAGGAAATGGACCAGATGATTTAGTTGAAGTAACGCTTGCTATTGGATCACAACTTTTAATGGATGCGAATATCGCATCATCTAATCAAGAAGCTGTAGATATGATGAATAAGGCTTTACATGATATGTCTGCATATAATAAGTTTTTAGAACTTGTGAAGGCACAAGGCGGAGATGTTAATGTATTAAAACATCCTGAATTGTTACTTTCAGATAAAAAAGTAGAAATTTTATCTTTAAAAGATGGATATATCACAGAAATGAATGCACTTGATATAGGTAAAGCAGCGATGCGCCTTGGTGCAGGTAGAGAAACAAAAGAAGATGAAATATTTTTAGATGTAGGCATTGATCTACATAAAAAAATTGGAGATCAAGTTAAAAAAGGTGAAGTGCTTGCAACATTTTATGTAAGAGATAAAGGTGTGGAAGAAGCTAAAAATCTACTTCTTGAAGCCATTACAATAGGTGAACATCAAAAATCTATTAAACTCATTAAAAGAAAGATATCATAA